Proteins encoded together in one Corynebacterium liangguodongii window:
- the rplJ gene encoding 50S ribosomal protein L10, which translates to MANAKNTAELAVLKDKFEQASSVVLTEYRGLTVGQLQELRGELGFDVEYHVAKNTLVKIAARENGIEGLDELLTGPTAVAFIKGEAVDAAKVMKKFNKDHDAFVIKGGYMDGNVLTAAQVDAIAEMDNRETTLAKIAGAFQGSLAKAAGLFQAPASKTARLVAALQDKQSEAA; encoded by the coding sequence ATGGCAAATGCGAAGAATACGGCCGAGCTGGCTGTGCTGAAGGACAAGTTCGAACAGGCAAGCTCCGTTGTTCTTACCGAATACCGCGGCCTTACCGTAGGCCAGCTCCAGGAGCTGCGCGGTGAGCTCGGCTTCGATGTCGAGTACCACGTCGCCAAGAACACCCTTGTCAAGATCGCCGCGCGCGAGAATGGCATCGAGGGTCTCGATGAGCTTCTGACCGGCCCGACCGCCGTCGCCTTTATCAAGGGCGAGGCTGTCGATGCCGCGAAGGTGATGAAGAAGTTCAACAAGGATCACGACGCGTTCGTGATCAAGGGCGGCTACATGGACGGCAACGTCCTCACCGCAGCCCAGGTTGACGCCATCGCTGAGATGGACAACCGCGAGACCACCCTTGCCAAGATCGCAGGCGCGTTCCAGGGTTCCTTGGCCAAGGCTGCCGGCCTGTTCCAGGCTCCGGCGTCCAAGACCGCTCGACTTGTCGCTGCGCTGCAGGACAAGCAGAGCGAAGCTGCGTAA
- the rplL gene encoding 50S ribosomal protein L7/L12, which translates to MAKLSKDELIEQFKEMTLIELSEFLKEFEEVFDVTAAAPVAVAAAGAPAGGEAAAEEEKDEFDVVLEDAGDKKIGVIKAVREIVSGLGLKDAKELVESAPKAILEGANKDDAEAAKAKLEEAGAKVTLK; encoded by the coding sequence ATGGCTAAGCTGTCTAAGGACGAGCTCATTGAGCAGTTCAAGGAAATGACCCTCATCGAGCTCTCCGAGTTCCTCAAGGAATTCGAGGAGGTCTTCGACGTCACCGCCGCTGCCCCGGTTGCCGTTGCAGCCGCAGGCGCTCCGGCCGGTGGCGAGGCCGCCGCTGAGGAGGAGAAGGACGAGTTCGACGTCGTCCTCGAGGACGCCGGCGACAAGAAGATCGGCGTGATCAAGGCTGTCCGCGAGATCGTCTCCGGCCTGGGCCTGAAGGATGCCAAGGAGCTCGTCGAGAGCGCTCCGAAGGCCATCCTCGAGGGCGCCAACAAGGACGACGCCGAGGCTGCCAAGGCCAAGC